In a single window of the Acidobacteriota bacterium genome:
- a CDS encoding FkbM family methyltransferase → MGLARSVGRFIFGKLLPRRPYRVIRGPLIGARFILGSLSGEGGGASVYFGDMEPEQTERMASEISSGDVFFDVGANVGYYSILASRIAGEGGLVVSFEPLDRNRSFLEKHKELNAAENMQIFPFAISDASGTAKFFEGSDPAMGGLTVKGGREFEVETITLDEVASRIGREPTVMKIDVEGAEMAVLKGGEGTLRTARPKIFLSTHSPELKRDCIERLSLFGYSCEPLMDGESDEFFCEFRKQ, encoded by the coding sequence ATGGGTTTGGCTCGCAGCGTTGGCAGATTCATCTTTGGCAAATTGCTGCCGCGGCGGCCTTATCGGGTTATCCGCGGGCCGTTAATAGGAGCCCGTTTCATTCTCGGTTCATTGTCGGGCGAGGGCGGCGGTGCAAGCGTTTATTTTGGGGATATGGAGCCTGAACAGACCGAGCGCATGGCCTCCGAGATCTCATCGGGTGACGTCTTTTTCGACGTTGGTGCGAACGTAGGATATTACTCGATACTGGCATCGCGCATTGCCGGAGAGGGCGGTCTTGTTGTGTCATTCGAGCCGCTCGACCGGAACCGTTCATTCCTTGAAAAACACAAAGAACTTAATGCGGCGGAGAATATGCAGATATTTCCGTTTGCGATATCTGACGCGTCGGGAACCGCGAAGTTCTTTGAGGGAAGCGACCCTGCAATGGGTGGCCTAACGGTCAAAGGCGGACGCGAATTCGAAGTCGAGACCATAACTTTGGACGAGGTGGCATCGCGGATCGGACGTGAGCCGACCGTAATGAAGATCGACGTTGAGGGAGCCGAAATGGCGGTCCTGAAAGGCGGCGAAGGGACGCTTCGAACAGCCAGGCCCAAGATATTCCTCTCAACACACTCACCTGAACTCAAACGCGATTGTATTGAAAGGCTCAGCTTATTCGGATACTCGTGCGAGCCGCTGATGGACGGTGAATCGGACGAATTCTTTTGCGAATTTCGAAAACAGTAA
- a CDS encoding site-specific DNA-methyltransferase, with product MNIELGEIYNENCLETMRRMQDGFVDMTLTSPPYDDLRDYNGYHFPIEDITVELYRVIADGGVVIWVVGDRTVNGDETLTSFKHAFAFREAGFKVHDTMIYAKNNPIPSDCGKRYRQCFEYMFCFSKGQPKTFNPLTMPIKQEKAFKSFRITSVGRNDLAHDHVAPKERKLNNIFFYNVGTSSSRDKVAFQHPAIFPEKLAEDQISTWTNEGDIVYDPFMGSGTTAKASHLLGRRWIGSEISSEYVDIAESRIAHYVEEPKRAAVK from the coding sequence ATGAATATCGAACTCGGCGAGATTTACAACGAAAACTGCCTCGAAACCATGCGGCGTATGCAGGACGGTTTTGTAGACATGACGCTCACCAGCCCGCCATACGACGACCTGCGTGACTACAACGGATACCATTTTCCGATCGAGGATATAACCGTCGAATTGTATCGCGTGATTGCTGATGGCGGGGTTGTGATTTGGGTCGTCGGAGACAGGACGGTGAACGGCGACGAGACGCTGACGAGCTTTAAGCACGCGTTCGCGTTTCGCGAGGCGGGTTTCAAGGTTCACGATACGATGATATATGCCAAGAACAATCCGATACCGAGCGACTGCGGAAAGCGTTACCGTCAGTGTTTCGAATATATGTTCTGCTTCTCTAAGGGGCAGCCGAAAACTTTCAACCCGTTAACCATGCCGATAAAGCAGGAAAAGGCGTTCAAATCGTTTCGCATAACCAGTGTCGGCCGAAACGACCTTGCCCACGACCACGTCGCTCCAAAGGAGCGTAAGCTGAACAACATTTTCTTTTACAACGTCGGAACCTCCAGTTCTCGGGATAAGGTGGCATTTCAGCATCCTGCGATATTCCCCGAAAAGCTTGCCGAAGATCAGATCTCCACCTGGACGAATGAGGGAGACATAGTTTACGACCCGTTCATGGGCAGCGGTACCACCGCAAAAGCCTCGCATCTGCTTGGGCGGCGATGGATCGGCTCTGAGATATCGTCGGAATATGTTGATATAGCAGAAAGTCGCATCGCTCATTACGTGGAAGAGCCAAAAAGAGCAGCAGTAAAATAA
- a CDS encoding 16S rRNA (uracil(1498)-N(3))-methyltransferase, whose product MRRFYASPDSFEGNMVHLDEHESHHLFSVLRLKVDDEVDLFDGEGREFRCRVASAAKRIAALEMLQRAEPSAPESPLTISLAAALMKGDKTDLCIQKAVELGVAAFVPLITSRTEKLPKNLEKQMSRWHRIALDATKQCGRAKLMSVSEPIEFSEFISRVEGKCLFFSERGGGNMPATITDSITVIVGPEGGWEDEEIETARRDQSIELVTLGGRIMRAETAAIALTAIVQHRFGDLK is encoded by the coding sequence ATGCGACGTTTTTACGCATCGCCCGATTCGTTTGAGGGCAACATGGTCCATCTAGACGAGCACGAGAGTCATCACCTCTTCAGCGTACTGCGTTTGAAAGTGGACGATGAGGTTGATCTGTTCGACGGCGAAGGCAGGGAATTTCGTTGCCGCGTGGCATCCGCGGCAAAAAGAATAGCAGCCCTAGAGATGCTTCAGCGAGCCGAACCTTCGGCTCCTGAATCGCCACTGACAATTTCGCTCGCCGCCGCGTTGATGAAAGGCGACAAGACCGATCTTTGTATTCAAAAGGCTGTCGAACTCGGCGTCGCAGCCTTCGTCCCCCTGATAACCTCGCGTACTGAGAAGCTTCCCAAAAACCTCGAGAAACAAATGTCCCGTTGGCATCGCATCGCTTTGGACGCAACAAAACAGTGCGGCAGGGCAAAACTGATGTCGGTCAGTGAACCCATCGAATTTTCGGAGTTTATTTCGAGAGTTGAGGGAAAATGCCTTTTCTTTTCAGAACGCGGCGGCGGAAATATGCCGGCCACAATTACTGACAGTATTACTGTCATTGTCGGTCCCGAAGGCGGATGGGAAGATGAGGAAATCGAAACAGCGAGACGGGATCAAAGCATTGAATTGGTCACGCTCGGCGGCAGGATCATGCGTGCCGAAACAGCCGCAATAGCGTTAACAGCGATCGTCCAGCATCGTTTCGGCGACCTAAAATAA